Genomic window (Bradyrhizobium sp. 186):
CCGATAGCGCGCCGATGTTGGGCAAGCAAGCGGCGGACATCCGCGCAAAGCTGGCCGACGTCGAGACCGCTATTGAAATCGTCCGTCGCCGGTTGAGCGATGCGAAAGGGCCGGCGAGCCAGGCTGTCTGCCGGCTCGTCAAGCCGGAATACGGTAAGCGCGTTGCTGCGGTAGCGAAAGCGCTCGAAGCGCTCGCCGAGGCGCGAACTGGGTACGACGACTTGCGCAATCAGTTCGACGTCGAGGACGTCGCATGGGGCTCGTTGATCCCGTTGTCGCTTGGCTTCCTTGGCGATCCGAGCGGCGACGGCGGCCAGATTCCGCGGTTTATGCGGGACGTAAGGGAGGCGGGTTATGTCGATTGATTATGAGATGCGCGATTACGAGAAGACCAGCGCAACGAAGCGCCCGGCCTCGTCCCGCCGCCGGCTTGTCAAACTCCCCGGCGAAAAGCGCCATGTTGAGCGATCCGATTCCGCGATCTACTTCGCGCGTAAACTTGAGATCGACAAGCGCGAGCGACGAACGAGGGCGGCGTCCCGCAATGGGTGAGCCAGCTATCACGGGGTACGCGATTTCGTGGAATCAGCCCGCGGTCATTGCGGGCTCCTGGGAAGAACGTTTCGCGCGAGGAGCATTTGACGTTCACTTGCAGGAAAAGCCAGACGTCGTAGCCCTCTGGGCGCACGACGTCTCAAGGCCGCTGGCACGCGTCAGCAACGGCACGCTAAAACTCCGGTCGGATTTGGCCGGTCTTTGGTACTCGATCACACCGAACCCCGACTCTCCGCTCGGGCAGGAAGCGGTTGCGATGGTTGGGACCGACACCGTTAATGAGGTATCGGTTGGATTCTCATCGGAGATCGAAGAGTGGGAAGATACTGACTCCCTACCTCGGAGATTGATTACGCAGGCCCGCCTTATAGAGGTCTCGATTGTTTTATTTGGCGCATTTGGCAAAAACACATCGGCTGGAATTCGATCAGCTAACAACAGCCAGGCAGCCAAGCGACGCATCGAGGCCGCGCAGCGCCGTCGAGGGATTCTACGATGAACAATTCAATTGGATCTGTCCGCGAGTGGGACCGCTATCGCGTTGTTGACGTGATGCGAGTTTGGTGAACCATGAAATTTGGAACACTTCAGCGCATCGTCGCCGACAATGGCTTCGGCCGGCTATGGCTGGTTGATGCTCATGGTGTTGCGCACGCGATCACCCGCAAGGCGCTGCGCGAGGCGGGAGTCGTTCGCCCTTCGGCCGGCGATGCATTTGAATTCCTCGCGGCGAATGACGGCGAGGCCGTGCAGTTGCGGAAGATCGCGGCGTGATTGCCATTCAAGAATTCGCCGCCGAATTCAAGTGTGGCGGTAGGTGGCAATCTTGCCGCGTTGTCGGGCTTGCCGGTGAGCCGAGCGATTTGCGGTTCGTCGTAATAGTAGACGGGCAGATCGCCTATGCTGATACGGTTAGCGAAGTTCGTCACCTCGCACCGACACCGGAGCCGTTTGGGTGACCAGGCCGGGGTGGGGGAGGGCTGGGTCAGTTTTCCAAACAAATCGCTCATAAAATACCGGATGGCCCCCGTTTCACGCGCATCTGCAAATCAGAATATGACCCCCTAGGCGCCGGGCTGACGCGAGCAAAGTTTGTTGGAAGGGTGATGAGCTTCAAGACGATTTGCTCGATTAGCGCAGTCGTTTTCCAAATGATGCGGGATGTGCCGTTGATGATGCGGGCCGCTCGCTTTGCGCACTAAGGCCGGCTACATACTCGGCGATCAGTGCGTCGGCCCTGGAAATTCCTTCATCCGCGGTGTCGCGCTCGCTTTTGGCAGGGCGCTTGTCAACAGCCCGTGTCTGCTGCGCCGCGAACGATAGGACAATGATAGCAATGGCGCCCCCGAAGAGCAGCACCCAGCCCCAACCCAACCCAACGGAATTCGCCATCACTTTAGCCAAGCCCCCGAAGGGATTGCCCTTCATGGAGTGGTCCAGCTTTGCTCTGGCTTCGGCGAGAAGAGAGACGATCTTGGCCAAGGTTATTAGCATCCAGATCATGCCGGCCCCAGCAACAATTCCGGTGGCTCGCCGATATCCAGTCAAGACGAGCGCAACAACACCCAACGCGCCGATCGCAATGAAAATGCCATCGCCGTTTCCGCTCATGACGTAGTTGACCGAGCCAACCACCGGGAGGGTGACAATCGGACAAAATGTTCCCAGCGCCATTACGAGGGCAGCAAAAATAATCCCGGCGTCGAACGGCGTAAGGTCTTCAAAATCGATCATTGGTCAGCCCTCCGAGCCCACTATTTTGGCAAGGAAGAGATTACCGCCGGCTTTCAAACATCGGTTGCTGAATTGCTAATCCGGCGACCACACGTTGATTCAAGGTGTCGGCCCTAGTCCCCGCCATTGCAAACGCGCGCGGCACGCAACCCAGCCCACGTTGTTCAAACCACCACGCGACGTCGGATGTAATCCCGAGCCACAATCGTTACTCGGCTGTGACGCTGAGCCGATCGAGGTCGTGCTCGGGATTCGGGCGCAGCTGATGAAGAGAACCCGATACTGAGGTTCAAATGATCGAACCCAACAACATCCCGCCCAGCCGCTCAGAACCGCCGCCGAGGCACGCTGGCGGCTGGGCGCCTGTTCGTTATCACCGCTCTGTCCGCATGTAAGGGCTGCGCTCTGAGACCAATCGAAGGTCGGGGTCGGCGGCCAAGGTCAGGGAAGGCTTGATCCGGAGCGGGTTCTCTGGAGGGCGCTCAGCCACCACAACCCAGGCAATGACGCCGAATGCGAAAAGGGCTGCCGCTAGAGTCCAAGGATACCGCATCATTGCGTCCTCGTTAGTCTGGTATCAAAGTCCCGATCAGGTTGAGCAACGCTTGGTGCTCCGGACCATTTGCGCTGTCCCGCAGGAATTTGCCGATTTCAATGTACGAGGTCCGTCCTCCTGAGCCGGCATTCGGCTGATGCTTCACGACTGGCGTGCTCGAAGCCGGGTGTCGCGCCAAAGACCAGACGTCGCCGTTGCTGCTTTCGTACAGGACCCGATCGCTCATAACGAGCTAATAGCGCCCGCACTATTCGGTTCCTGTTGCGGATCGTGCCGACTTCGGCCTGCTAGTCGTCAAGCGCCACAAGATACACCAGAGCCCGCCGGTTCACGCTGGCGGGCGCGTCGTCCACGCCGTGTGCACGCCACCGGGCTTTTAGTTCCCGCAACTATCGGACAAATATGAAGAATTCCTGGCCATTTTTGACAGCGAGTGTTGCAAGCCAGCTACAGCAACGTACAGGCGAACGACGTACCATTTGATTGGCAGGTGGGCGTACCTTTTTGTTGTACTTCTTTCTTCTGGGGAGACTCGCATGAAAAAGCTTTTAGTTGCCGCGGCCGGGATGATCGCGATGAGCCTGTCGGCTCCCGCGAGCGCGGCGGACCTCGCAGCGCGTCCTTACGTGAAAGCTCCGCCGCCGGCGATCGCCGCGATCTACGACTGGAGCGGCTTCTACATCGGCATCAACGGCGGTGGCGGCTCAAGCCACAAGTGCTGGGACTTCGTCGACACTTTTGGCGGTGTGACTGGCGTTCCGGGTAGTCTTGTCGGTGAAGGCTGTCACAATGCGACCGGGGGCACGGTCGGTGGTCAGATCGGTTATCGCTGGCAGTCAGCAAGCTGGGTGTTCGGTGTCGAAGGCCAGGGCAACTGGGCGGATTTCAAGGGCGACAATATCAGCGCGATCCCGGGATTCGGCCTTCGCAATCAGTCGAAAATTGACGCCTTCGGTCTGATCACGGGCCAAATCGGTTACGCCTGGAACAACGCCCTGTTCTACGTCAAAGGTGGCGCCGCCGTCGTCGGCGATCGCTACAGGACCTTTGACGTTGCAACCGGCCTTGAATTCGATCGGGCGAACGACCAAACCCGCTGGGGCGGGACGGTCGGCGCCGGCTTCGAATATGGCTTTGCGCCGAATTGGTCGGTTGGCATCGAGTACAATCACATCTTCCTCGAACGTCGTAACGTCGATTTCACTGGCTCCGGCAACTTCGCCGGCGCGGGACTTGGTGTCTTTACGCGCACCGAGCGTATCGATCAGAACGTCGACATGGGCCTCGTCCGCTTGAACTACCGTTTCGGCGGCCCGATGATCGCGAAGTACTGAGTAGCTTCATTAAAAGAACAGGGGGCCGGCTCTTTGAGCCGGCCTTCTTCTTGGGGAGGCTCGAAATGACAAAGACCTACAGGCCAGTCATCCCGTCGCAGCTCGCCGCCGATCTAAACCGAGCATTCGCTTCGGCTGAACCTCACACGGTTTGCCGGGCGATCGGGCAATCACTCAAAGATTTCAACGTTTCAGAAATCTCAAAAAAAACCGGACTGCAGCGTACAAGCATCTATCGCGGTTTCGGCGACGAACAGCTTCCGAACTTTTCCACTGTTCTTGCTGTACTCACAGCGATGGGCTTGGAGCTCAAGGTGGCTCCACGCGTCGGCGCCGAAACCAAGCGCTTCCGCGAAGCGTCCGTCGGCTATTGAAGAACGCGGGCGAGCTACGCTACTGCGCGTCGTGGGTCTGGATAGTTCGACTCGTTTCCCGTTCAACATCCGGTCTAGCGGGGTTCGGCGCGTTTTCCACGTCCGGCGGGTCGGTAAATGCCGCCTCGACGCGGAGCCTGTCCCAAATCACCCGCCCGTCGATTTTCTTAGGCTAGCTCCTACGCTTAGCGAACTGATGGAGACGCGCGTCGGTTCGATCGTGTCGGGTGGTCCGGGGCGCGGGCGCGCGTCGAGACCAGCCTTTCTTTTGTCGAAATTTGGGCACTAGTTTGTTTTTTGAAAAAGGGAGAAGTTAAGTGGCGATGGGGACCGTGAAGTGGTTCAACCCGACAAAGGGTTATGGATTTATACAGCCTGACAACGGCGGCAAGGACGTCTTTGTTCACATCTCGGCAGTTGAGAAAGCTGGTTTCACCTCTCTCGCCGAGGGGGCCAAGGTCAGCTTCGACGTCGTGAACAATCGCGGAAAAGATTCGGCGGAAAATCTACGGATCGGGTGATATAGCACGGCCAGTCGCTACGAGCGCTCGCTAATCATTGTTTGTTGTTGGCATTCGCCTCCGGTTCGACGGCCGGTTGATCGGTTTTAGGTACTGCGGGTTCTCGCACGCTATCTTTGGGCTTTTGTAGGTTTCTTTGGAACGCCCATCCGATCAATCCCGCCAGCACGAGGACAGCTCCGGCGAGCATCAACCAGTGGGGATATTCGACCCTGGAAAGCATCGCTGTTCCCGCTAGTGCTCAGCGCTCACCTTCGTGCCGCAGCGGCTGGGTACGCAACCGTTCTTGAGCGCAATGGTTTCGGCGACTGCTTCTTTTTTGGTCGGAAAGTGCGTCGCCACCAACGACAGGACTCCAGCGATGCAGAGGGCAGTCAAAGCGGCGCCCGCAACGCTTACCGCACCTCGCAATAGCAACTGCCCCAACGCGCGCGACATGGTATCCGCTTAGCTTGAGATACTTAATGAATGCTGCGCGCGATCAGCGGCGCACAGAAAAGCGCGTCGCATCGCGCGGCATCCTATCAGATCAAGGTTCCGTGGAAGCGAGCGCTGTCGGATGACCTAGTAGGTGCCCGCCTATTGCGTGCTGAGCGACACGCCAAGAACAAATGCCTTAGCCGCCGTCGCGCCCGGCGTTCGCTTCAACTTCTTTGCGATCTTCGTGACACCAGTCTTTTGCTTCGCAAGTGACTTCAGCGTCTTCAGGTCGTCTTTCGTCCACTCGCGACGAACAGTCTTCTTTTTCTTGGCCAACTCGGCGCTCCTTCATTGATAGGAGCGCGGTCTAACACATGGCGCGCGGTACGCAAAATCCCTGGTGAATGG
Coding sequences:
- a CDS encoding HK97 family phage prohead protease, translating into MGEPAITGYAISWNQPAVIAGSWEERFARGAFDVHLQEKPDVVALWAHDVSRPLARVSNGTLKLRSDLAGLWYSITPNPDSPLGQEAVAMVGTDTVNEVSVGFSSEIEEWEDTDSLPRRLITQARLIEVSIVLFGAFGKNTSAGIRSANNSQAAKRRIEAAQRRRGILR
- a CDS encoding outer membrane beta-barrel protein is translated as MKKLLVAAAGMIAMSLSAPASAADLAARPYVKAPPPAIAAIYDWSGFYIGINGGGGSSHKCWDFVDTFGGVTGVPGSLVGEGCHNATGGTVGGQIGYRWQSASWVFGVEGQGNWADFKGDNISAIPGFGLRNQSKIDAFGLITGQIGYAWNNALFYVKGGAAVVGDRYRTFDVATGLEFDRANDQTRWGGTVGAGFEYGFAPNWSVGIEYNHIFLERRNVDFTGSGNFAGAGLGVFTRTERIDQNVDMGLVRLNYRFGGPMIAKY
- a CDS encoding addiction module antidote protein, with the translated sequence MTKTYRPVIPSQLAADLNRAFASAEPHTVCRAIGQSLKDFNVSEISKKTGLQRTSIYRGFGDEQLPNFSTVLAVLTAMGLELKVAPRVGAETKRFREASVGY
- a CDS encoding cold-shock protein; amino-acid sequence: MAMGTVKWFNPTKGYGFIQPDNGGKDVFVHISAVEKAGFTSLAEGAKVSFDVVNNRGKDSAENLRIG
- a CDS encoding cytochrome c oxidase subunit 4, which encodes MLSRVEYPHWLMLAGAVLVLAGLIGWAFQRNLQKPKDSVREPAVPKTDQPAVEPEANANNKQ